The Anopheles maculipalpis chromosome 3RL, idAnoMacuDA_375_x, whole genome shotgun sequence genomic sequence TTTTCGGCGAGGAACTTTTGCGACTCGAGCTTGTAAAAGGCGGCCGACTGCGTCAGGAACGGTCGTTCGAAGTCTTCCTCGTACACCCAGCGTTGGTTGATGCCGAGCACCATTAGCATCTGGCATGCGTTCTTAATCGCGATATGATCGATCGCTTCACCCTTGCGTTCGCACATGACCATGTTTAGTAGGGTCTCGCGCATATGATCTCGGATGCGTGGATAACGAACAACCTGTAATTGTTAGGAGGAAGATTAGATATCTGTTTGCAATTTGCAAAACGCTTGAATATAATAACCCATCCAGCTCCATACCTGATCACGGAAGATATTCAGCCCAAGGTTGTACACGTTGTCCACATCGTTCTGTTGCACGTAAACACGATCCATGTACATCAGGATGTCTCGAATCATCACCATCGACGTCTGATGATCGTTCCAACACTGGTTTAGTGTCTGTAGGAAGTTACAGTTGAAGCTACGCAGCACCTCCTCCCGTACCTTCGACTCCAGGTGGTGTGTGACGACCTCCTTTAACCCGCTGTACAAACGCTCGCCGTGCTTGTGCAGTACCATCGTGTACGCATTTCTGTACAGCTCCTCAAACGAAAGTCCCGAGTTGTTCTTTTTCTGTATCTCTTGAATGGCGCTCTTGAGCAGCGACCAGATCGACTCCACATACTTCTCATCCATTGTCATCTGCAATTGAGGCATGGAAAAAAGGGTGACAGTTATAGAAGACTTTAGAGAATCTGTTCACCAACAAAACTACGGAACTACAGTAATGTATGCTCTATCGGGCAAATTGCCTTACTATCCGTTTAACAAATTTCATCGCAAGCTGTGATGTACCGCGACTCATCTTCCGCTTCCAATGGATCCGAAACATTGTGCCGTCGATCGACCAACAGAAGTAGCAGACAAATCTTCACACTTCCAACGCAGCCCCGAAGGGCATACATGCGGGCGCGGATTTTCGGACACTCTGGCTATAGCGTGTgaatgtgtggtgtgtgttcgGACACTATGCGAAATTTTCCGTTCTCTGCTTCTCTTCAACcattcaaacacacagagATACAAAAGAGAATACGTGAAAGAAGATGAGACGATGTTGACAAATCGATGTCTTGATTGAAAATCCCACAAACCTCTATAAGCTTTCTAGTATATAAGAATGCAATCAAGCAGAATTGCGTTACCTGAACGAtttcaaagaaaagaaaaaaatccaaaaaatgtaGACAAAAAGGCTGGGCCCAAGATATTCCTACACAGTGTCGATCTTAAAAAGATTATAGAGCAACAACGAAAGTGTAGCAACACTTTCACTTCACCAGAAGTGAAGGAAAGTAACCAGATTTGGACATTGTCAAAGTAACCAATTCAAGGGACTGCAATGGTTGCTATGATTTACAGAatacatacaaaaagaaaatatagcGTGTTCCGCACCAAAGTGGGTAACGACTTAGTAAATCACGCCGACAATCGAATAGCCTACTATAtatgccgataccacgtagttttgatagtcaatcctcactacgggggaacggtacGAAAGGATTTAAACCCGAACCTACCGTGTGTAGACAGGCACCGTTATTAATAATTTGCAGATTGAAAGCAGTGTAGGATCAAGGCCGGGCATTGGGTTAGCTATGACCGGTACAGCTAATGATCGTTAGTTTCTTCCTGACAACAAACTACAGCCGATTCAGGTTTTACAACATCTTAACACTACTGAAGAAAGCTTAAGACGACTAAAAGAGAACATCTTCCGATCAAGCTGAATGTCATAATCGTTCTGCAGGGATTCTAATTTATCTGCAGGACGATGCACGCTGCGGAACGGGCAGTGCTGTACTTTCTCTTCTTTGACTCTACAACCTCAAGAGGTCTTGAtctcctgccatttgaagatcgTTGCTACTCCCGCTTCGACCACCGAACAGCCGAGTAGATGGTAGCCACACAAAATGTGTCGCTCAGAGCGCTCTTGTTTATGACTACATCGTCGACCGAAGAGATGCCCAATTCCCTTCATCAGCCCCAAAGAGAgaattttttgtgaaaattctaattgTATGGTCATTTTCAATGATTATGTGCCTGAGACGAGACGAGACGAGACCCCTTTGCTAAGGTATGGCCTTTTTATTCTTTGGACGTGGTAGCAATCGAGGATAAAAATTGTGTTGTCTATTAtcaattattgtattttttttatcggcAGCTGATCAACCAGCTCCAGTGGAAACATTGCTGGGCGCGATTTAACAGCAATCCTATCACTAAACTCTATTATTATAACCCAGAACTTCCCCAATACTTACCGGAAAGGCACGGATCCTCATTTTGCCTTCCTTTTTCTGTGTTGATACACGACTCATTTTGGCTAAATTATCGGTGCGATTCACCCGTACCAGAATGCCTTAAAATCCGCTTAAACTGTCCAGCTGGCGTTATTGATCGTGagctgtgtttgttgtttattttgcaaCGATTTTCAACTTCTTCAAAACCACCAATGCAATATCCACTTGTAAATCCTTTGGAGCCACTGTATCACGGAttcacatacactcacacgaaTTCACTGTATGCTTACACCGTTGGTAGATCCTAACTATGCACATTGTCGTTAGCGGAGCAGCACAAGGAAAGCTTACACAGGAACAACCCGTTACCATGGATGGATACTTCGATTTGATATTGGTTGATCCTGACGGTCGCCGATCACTCTATTCACACTATACAAATTGTTGCTACtgtgtttttctatttaatgTCGCTAAAACCCAACTTTAGTGCTATCTCTCACGGTCCCGAAATCTCATCTCATGGTGCCCTTCTTAGGGTCGCGGTACGATCATGTCGGCTTCTGTTCCTGATCATAATTCGATGCATGTTTTAACGCGTTCGTAATCGTGAAAGTAATccctttcctttttattttttccacaattCTTTATCGGCAAAATGTATCCGCCAATTAGATCCTCCACCATATGTACGGACCAGGATGTCCCtaaaaagagcaaaagaaaatacgATTATTAGTGAATTGTAGTAACGGGTGATGCGTCTTTTCTTTGTGAAAAATACCGGGTCGCGAAAAGCAAGGCCAATGACACACGAGACCTGCGGAAGAGGGTTGAACGATTTGCCCAAGGAgtgtgttatttattattgtgtGTGCTACGGAATATGGCGGCTGCACACGAAAGACTCCAGGAGGAGGAAACTAGGGTGAGTAGTAGGTGGGTGGGTTGGGAGTTTTGTCTTGGTAGATCCTTTGtacgcgtgtatgtgtgtgtgtgtgtgcgtgcgtgttgaCGTTTatcctctttctttctttctttggaTCACGGtcaaagaaaagaaggaagaaaggtCCATTTGGCACAGAAATTATTATGAATCAGTTGcagatgtttttcttttcacactaTACGTGTAGTACACTATCAGTGTGTTTTTAGTATGTACTTGTAGGTAGCACACTGTGAGTATTCATTTATTTGCCACAATCGGTTTTGCGGAGGCTCGCATAGGGAACATCAACCTCGATcgaaaatagcaacaaaaaacaatcattttccTCGTCATCTAACTGTTCCTCCGCCTTTCTCCTTtcacccacccaccaacccctttttcctttccctacTACCCCAATACCtcttccccccctcccccacacATACAGCCGTTCTTCATTCTGACATTCAACTTTGTCAGAACAGTCTTCCCTGCTTCCTTAATTCACCCCTTCCTATCCATGGGTAAGAGCAAAACCCTCTTACAACcatttattaaaacaattgtATGTAAAGATTTTCAATTCTACTCGTTTTTGCTAATTTTGCAGCATGCGCTTGATTTGCTACATCATTTTCGGGGGGTGGttggtacacacacacgcacacagacgaCGCACAACGGTTGACGATGTTCAAGGGGGGGATGAACAATCAATTCCATTTTCGATTCGCACACTTTACCTGTGGCCACCCCCTTTTCCCTCTTCTTCCGAGTCCTCCTACATCACATTCGGTCAACTACTTCCGATACGTGCATCTTACCTACCCATCCCTCCCTCTTCTTTTCCCTCTCTCGCTTCCGTATGTATTCACCTGATTTTCCTACTATGACCGCAACAAAAATCCAGCTGAATGCATCACCTTTTCTTCCCCCCGATCTGGTCGATCTCTTCGTAGGATTGCCAAGCCAGCGAACCAGACCGCTAGCTGCTGGGTTCCACTTTTCACCTCACTCAATTACGCTGCCTTCAGGCCAGAGAACCTTTCCCCGATTTCCCTTTCCcccttcacacaaacacacacacacacataccgtaTCTACCGTGTTCTGTCCCTGTGCTGGGGATGCCCGGAATGGGAAGTACGGCCACGAACCTTTTACGGCACTCGTAGCACCAGGGATCTACGATGCTGGGGCGTCAATTTGTGACCACAAAATTTCATCCGACGGGAGTTCTCTTTAGTTTTCATTAACGACAAAAAACACCTCTTTTTTTGACAGACCCACGGCGACCATGTTTTCTTTGCAACTGTTCTGCCACTGTATGCGTGCATCTGTTCACACAGGGTatcgtgagtgtgtgcgtgagcgaTCGAAAAAGAAAGCGGATTAGAGCTGTCAACTTTTTCTCCAAAGTTGAATGCTCGAAAAGAACGGTTTTCGCACTTGAGCTACACGGAGTTTATTGAATTACAAATCAAAATttctttatttgtattttaacATAAAGGAAAGACTCCGTCCCACTTAgcgttgtttattattatttcaattaatttaagtCCAAACGAACCCTCGGACACCCCTTAAATACTAGCCAATCCACCTTTCTCCACCTGATCCAACAACGTTTGCAGGTTCGTATCGAACAGCTCGCACCTAATCGGCATCTCCAGCGAGTAGAACGGATTTTTCAGCACATAGTCCGCGTACAGTTCGTAAATTCGTCTCAACAGCACATCAATGCCCGGCTGTACATTTTCCGCAAAGATCATAAACTTTACCCCAGTCAGCGTTTGGAAGCAGTGCAGCCGAAAGGTATCAGCTTCCAGCACCTCAATACCGCTACTCTTCGGTTCCGGACTTAGCTGGCTGGCAATGGCAAACAACGGGTAGAACATGCTggccaaaaaaatcttctcaTTCGTCGTCATCTTCGGTCGGCTGAACTTGAGCGACAATGGATAGCTGTCCTTGTTTTCTATAATTTCCTTCACATCACGCCCATCCTCCAGTACCGCACCGTTCACCAGCATCCCGTTCACGCTTATCAAGTGGTGACCCACTACAAAtagaaatgtatttatttcctCCAAACCAAAGGATCTAACTCCTTACCATTAATTCCATCACGCTGCCCGAATGCAACGGAAATCCTTTTCGGCTCATACTCCAAGTTAATATCCAACGGGTAGCTGAACGTTTTCTCCGTCTCGATTTTGGGCAGATTGTGGTCGAGGTTGAATATCAATCCACCGGATTTGTTCACAATATACACGCCGAAAATTACCATTTCCGTGAATGTAGTAGAAATTATGCTTGCAGATAAATTCACTATCGCGTTCCACACAAAAATATCGCTTTTTCTTCACAACATCCCTGCTGGTGGAACACGcaagaatgtaaacaaaactgtgCCTGACAACTCTCTCCCTATCTCGCTCTCATTTGACAGATGTCAGCTGCTAAATATTTGCTCAATTTCTTTTGTTGACAGTGAATTTGAGCaacactcgctctctctcactctctctctctttcgctctacACATGAACTTGTACTCACACTACCAAACAATTACTCCGAATGGGATTCCGTCGACTAAACAGATAGTTTTGATCATTCTTTCAGTTGTATTTGAACGCAAAAAACACGCAGCTCTCCgtggaaaactgttttccCTCCTGATTTCCGTAAGGTTTTAAACTTTTACTGAAAATAGCATACACGCTCGTTGGAACTTTAGTTTCCGCCCGTACCCACAAGATTGTTGACACTTCTCGACGCAATTTCATCTTCCGCGCTGGCTGTAAACAAAAGCTGTCAAAGGTGTCATCCATCTCGGTCGCACACGTGTCTCTCCGGGTGTGTATCGCTCTCGCTCACACTCTCGCACACGCAAGGTGTTCGGTTGTCCTGTTGTGTCGTGTCCGTTATTACACTGCATCGTTTTGGTATGATTTCCATCTTCAACgacgtatttttatttataaacgcTTCTCGTTCCTGAAATACGCAAAAAACGCTCAATGCCG encodes the following:
- the LOC126565370 gene encoding trafficking protein particle complex subunit 4 produces the protein MVIFGVYIVNKSGGLIFNLDHNLPKIETEKTFSYPLDINLEYEPKRISVAFGQRDGINVGHHLISVNGMLVNGAVLEDGRDVKEIIENKDSYPLSLKFSRPKMTTNEKIFLASMFYPLFAIASQLSPEPKSSGIEVLEADTFRLHCFQTLTGVKFMIFAENVQPGIDVLLRRIYELYADYVLKNPFYSLEMPIRCELFDTNLQTLLDQVEKGGLASI